The genomic region GCCGATCCAGGTGGCCGACGAGGACCTGGTCAAGCAGAGCAAGGCACACCCCTTCATCATGGTGATGCCGGTGCAGAACCTGGTCTCCAACGAGAGCCAGAGCCTGGACTGCAGTGACATCCCCGGCCAGCCGAAGATGGGCACCTGGATGTCCCAGGACGTCCCCGACTTCGTCCGGGCCAACTTCCGCACCCTGAAGAGCCGGGACGGCTGGGGCCTGATGGGCGCCTCCACCGGCGCCTTCTGCAGCGCCAAGCTGGCGCTGGAGCACCCGGACCAGTTCAAGGCCGCCGTCCCGATCGACGGGTACTTCAACCCCGACTCCTCCTTCTGGAAGGGGCACGAGGCGGAGCGGCTGGCGGGCAGCCCGGACGTCATGGTCGGCCAGGGCAAGGCCGACGTGCGGATGCTGGCCACCGCGGGCGGCGCCACTCCGGACGAGGTCAGGCTGGTGAAGGCCTGGATCGCCAAGGCCGCGCCGCCGCTGAAGATCGACTACTACGAGCAGCCCGGCGGGAAGCACCTCACCTCGCACTTCAAGAAGATGATCCCGGACACCCTGCAGTGGCTCACCCAGAACATGGCGGGGCCGTCGGCGCCCTGAGCCGGCCGGCGTGCCAAGGTGTTGCTGACCAATCGTCAGTAACGTCTGTTTCGTCCCGCGCACGTCTGTGACCTGCACGGCAATCGAGCATTGATTCACTCCTGATCGACTGTCAGCACGCTGGACCTCGTCGTCCCCCGCTCGGCCCCCGCGGCCGGCGGGCGGCGACCGCCGAGTCCCGACGCCCGCCATGACAGTCCTGAAGAGAGTGCCATGCAGCCGCATCTGCTGTCCGTCCCCGCCCAGCGCGGCCCCAGTGAGGCGGTGCCGGCCGTGCGCCCTGTCCGTTTCGCCGGTATCCGCCTCGTCCACGCCGCCCTGCGCCGGGACCTCGCCCGCATTCCCACCGCCCTCCGGCTGCTGCAGCCCGGGGACGAGACGACCGCTGCCGCGCTGCAACGGCACTGGGACTTCCTCACCGCGATGCTCACCTGCCACCACGAGCAGCAGGACGTCCGGCTCTGGCCGCTGCTGCGCCGCTTCGCGCCCGAACTGCGACTGCTGGTCAACTGGCTGGAGGACGACCACCACAACCTGGACCACTCCTTCACCCGCACCACCACGCTGATGCGGGTCGGCACCCGGGACCCGGCCAGCGCCTGGCCGGTTGCCTACGCGGTCGAGGAGTTGGCCGCCCGCCTGGAGACCCACCTGCGGATCGAGGAGGAGCAGGTGCTTCCCGTGATGGGCGAGCTGCTCTCCGCGCAGTCCCGGGTCGGCACCCTGGGCGAGCTGCTCGACCTGCTGCGACTGGCCGAGGGGCCCGGCGCGCCGGATGCGCTGGCCTGGCTGCTGGAGGGCGTGGCGGCCGAGCAGGTCGATGCGCTGCTGGCCGAGTGCGACGATCTGACGGTTCGCCAGTGGCCGCACTGGCAGGCGGTCTACGCGCGGTGCTCGGAGCAGCTGTGGGGCGCGGTGCCGACCGGGGAGTGACGTCCCGTGCCGATCCGGCCCGGGCCCGCCCGGGTTGCGCCGGCCGGGACTTCCGGTGCTGATGTGACCGGCGTGGCGCAGAAGTTGACGCACATTCGGGCTACCCGCGCTGGCGCCCGGTGACAGCGCGTGCTCAAGGTGGAGACAGGCCGTAACGGCCCTGAACCCCCCCCCCTTGGAAGGAAGCTCAACCCCATGCGCAGTCCCATGCACGGCAAGTGGACC from Kitasatospora azatica KCTC 9699 harbors:
- a CDS encoding alpha/beta hydrolase; amino-acid sequence: MQPPFARSRTVLSAAAVLALATALSACGGGSGSGGDAKAAAKPAPSGSASGSGSSSASAGSSSASPAAPPASPTPTPSASSKVLMPTGPATQLTKARDTAAGPIMMTTLAGPKSGVTGKVWVWLPPEYNDPKYANYGFPVLTLYAGGQSNGYNTWTDDQLPIQVADEDLVKQSKAHPFIMVMPVQNLVSNESQSLDCSDIPGQPKMGTWMSQDVPDFVRANFRTLKSRDGWGLMGASTGAFCSAKLALEHPDQFKAAVPIDGYFNPDSSFWKGHEAERLAGSPDVMVGQGKADVRMLATAGGATPDEVRLVKAWIAKAAPPLKIDYYEQPGGKHLTSHFKKMIPDTLQWLTQNMAGPSAP
- a CDS encoding hemerythrin domain-containing protein, whose amino-acid sequence is MQPHLLSVPAQRGPSEAVPAVRPVRFAGIRLVHAALRRDLARIPTALRLLQPGDETTAAALQRHWDFLTAMLTCHHEQQDVRLWPLLRRFAPELRLLVNWLEDDHHNLDHSFTRTTTLMRVGTRDPASAWPVAYAVEELAARLETHLRIEEEQVLPVMGELLSAQSRVGTLGELLDLLRLAEGPGAPDALAWLLEGVAAEQVDALLAECDDLTVRQWPHWQAVYARCSEQLWGAVPTGE